One stretch of Daphnia pulicaria isolate SC F1-1A chromosome 8, SC_F0-13Bv2, whole genome shotgun sequence DNA includes these proteins:
- the LOC124310716 gene encoding cytochrome P450 2C5-like: MATCASMKVRVQSNAHSFLRLQQPCEMFNLVLIAVAILLLPIAINLMWRKQSKSYRLPPGPKQNPVFGNLLDLIHSSIVLKEAPFLKFSKWAFQYGPICYLRFFRQRVVVISDARVAQQLCVGQSDKFSTRPPGLFLSRILKGRGIVFNDGLSWKEHRNFVTHEFRKFGFGNQAIEQRIQIVVDEYLHEISRTEGLAHDPHPNIATAIYNVIWTTISGEKFNWDDPFLRKIIANLETNLQAVELTGPHNYVTILSIWHLIWHNAFRLLIIVLKRLSYFKQLICKFKNQRKEAPISEVEDSMMYDYLVKMQGSKTSGESTDFSETQLLWLVSDLFIAGGETTVTSLRWALLCLAKFPKVQERLRQEIVDTFGRDSTPTYSQRSQLPYMEAFIQETLRFNCSVPGMWRNTAQDATYENYEIPKDTWVLLHFWAMSNNKSLWEDVREFKPERFLNDDGTFKKNENFLAFSAGKRQCPGESLARTELFLFTLGILQKFKVTLPDGQDVDIHSGQFGVTYTPPHHDIRFIPIDTA; encoded by the exons ATGGCAACGTGCGCCAGTATGAAAGTGCGAGTCCAATCGAATGCCCACAGCTTTCTCCGTCTGCAACAACCTTGCGAAATGTTTAACCTGGTTTTAATTGCGGTGGCGATCCTTTTGTTGCCGATCGCCATCAATTTGATGTGGCGGAAACAATCAAAGAGTTACCGTTTGCCTCCAGGACCAAAACAAAATCCCGTCTTCGgcaatttgttggatttaATTCACTCTTCTATCGTTTTAAAAGAAGCTCCGTTCCTCAAGTTCTCCAAATGGGCTTTCCAG TACGGACCGATATGCTATTTGCGATTTTTCCGACAACGGGTCGTCGTGATTTCGGACGCCCGAGTAGCTCAGCAGTTGTGCGTGGGCCAGTCGGACAAATTTAGCACACGACCACCCGGACTATTTTTATCACGGATACTAAAAGGCAGAG GAATCGTTTTCAACGATGGGCTGTCGTGGAAGGAACATCGAAATTTTGTCACTCACGAATTCCGAAAATTCGGGTTCGGCAATCAAGCCATCGAGCAGAGAATTCAAATCGTCGTTGACGAATACCTCCACGAAATCAgc AGAACGGAAGGCCTAGCTCACGATCCGCATCCGAATATCGCCACGGCCATTTACAACGTCATCTGGACTACAATCAGCGGCGAGAAATTCAATTGGGACGATCCTTTCCTCCGTAAAATCATCGCCAATCTGGAGACTAACCTGCAAGCTGTCGAACTCACGGGACCACACAATTACGTCACCATTCTCAG CATTTGGCACTTGATTTGGCACAACGCTTTCCGGCTGCTGATTATCGTACTCAAGAGGTTGTCCTATTTCAAGCAGCTCATTTGCAAGTTCAAGAATCAGCGAAAAGAAGCGCCAATTTCCGAAGTTGAAGATTCGATGATGTACGACTATTTGGTTAAGATGCAAGGCTCCAAAACCAGTGGCGAATCGACCGACTTTTCCG AAACGCAACTTTTGTGGCTCGTTTCCGATCTGTTTATCGCTGGTGGAGAGACGACCGTCACCAGTTTGCGCTGGGCTCTGCTTTGCCTGGCGAAATTTCCAAAAGTCCAGGAACGTTTGCGACAAGAAATAGTCGACACTTTTGGGCGGGATTCAACACCGAC GTATTCGCAGCGGTCGCAGTTGCCTTACATGGAGGCTTTTATCCAAGAAACGCTGCGATTTAACTGCTCTGTGCCCGGGATGTGGCGAAATACCGCTCAAGATGCAACGTACGAG AATTACGAAATACCGAAGGACACGTGGGTCCTACTCCACTTTTGGGCCATGAGTAATAACAAGTCGCTTTGGGAAGACGTGCGGGAATTCAAGCCGGAAAGATTCTTAAATGATGACGGAACCTTCAAGAAAAACGAGAATTTCTTGGCCTTCTCGGCAG GTAAGAGACAATGCCCTGGAGAATCTCTGGCTCGGACCGAACTCTTCCTATTCACCCTGGGCATTTTGCAGAAATTCAAAGTGACTCTGCCGGACGGCCAGGATGTAGACATTCACAGCGGACAGTTTGGAGTCACTTACACTCCGCCACATCACGATATTCGATTTATTCCCATCGACACAGCTTAA